One region of Mycolicibacterium rhodesiae NBB3 genomic DNA includes:
- a CDS encoding class I SAM-dependent methyltransferase, which produces MSLDRESVPREREVPPVAAGAAPAPNPHATAEQVEAARHDSKLAQVLYHDWEAESYDDKWSISYDKRCVDYARDLFDATVPEEELRNLPYDRALELGCGSGFFLLNLIQAGVARRGSVTDLSPGMVKVATRNGQNLGLEIDGRVADAEGIPYDDDTFDLVVGHAVLHHIPDVELSLREVVRVLKPGGRFIFAGEPSNAGENYARPLSTLTWRTVTNLTKLPGLSSWRRPQAELDESSRAAALEAIVDLHTFSPGDLERMAESAGAVDVSTSTTEFTAAMLGWPLRTLEAAVPPGRLGWGYAKFAFNSWIALSWVDHNLWRRVVPKGWFYNVMVTGVKPS; this is translated from the coding sequence ATGAGTCTTGATCGCGAATCTGTCCCCCGCGAGCGGGAGGTGCCCCCAGTCGCCGCCGGGGCGGCTCCGGCCCCCAATCCGCACGCCACCGCGGAACAGGTGGAGGCGGCCCGCCACGACTCCAAACTCGCCCAGGTCCTGTACCACGACTGGGAGGCCGAGTCGTACGACGACAAATGGTCGATCTCCTACGACAAGCGATGTGTCGACTACGCGCGCGACTTGTTCGATGCGACGGTTCCGGAAGAGGAGCTACGCAACCTGCCCTACGACCGCGCGCTCGAGCTGGGCTGCGGTAGCGGATTTTTTCTCCTCAACCTGATCCAGGCCGGTGTGGCCCGTCGCGGCTCGGTGACCGATCTATCCCCTGGCATGGTCAAGGTCGCCACCCGCAATGGCCAGAACCTCGGGCTGGAAATCGACGGACGGGTCGCCGACGCCGAAGGCATCCCCTACGACGACGACACCTTCGACCTCGTCGTAGGTCACGCGGTCTTGCATCACATCCCCGACGTCGAGCTGTCGCTGCGGGAGGTCGTGCGAGTGCTCAAGCCCGGCGGCAGATTCATCTTCGCGGGCGAACCGAGCAACGCAGGCGAGAACTACGCGCGCCCGTTGTCGACATTGACGTGGCGAACGGTGACGAACCTGACGAAGCTGCCGGGGCTGTCCAGCTGGCGCCGGCCGCAGGCCGAACTCGACGAGTCGTCGCGCGCCGCGGCCCTGGAAGCGATCGTCGACCTGCACACGTTTTCCCCCGGTGACTTGGAGCGGATGGCCGAAAGTGCAGGCGCCGTGGACGTTTCGACCTCGACGACGGAGTTCACCGCCGCAATGCTCGGCTGGCCGCTGCGCACCCTTGAAGCCGCGGTGCCGCCGGGCCGGTTGGGTTGGGGTTACGCGAAGTTCGCATTCAACAGCTGGATCGCACTCAGCTGGGTCGATCACAACCTGTGGCGTCGAGTCGTCCCGAAGGGGTGGT
- a CDS encoding enoyl-CoA hydratase has protein sequence MTEFVSVHTSDEQPGVATLLLSRPPTNALTRQVYRELEAAAGDIATRDDVHAVILFGGHEIFSAGDDVPERSLLNGDEAASATRVCRSAVDALAAIPKPTVAAITGYALGGGLNLSLAADWRVAGDNVRFGVTEILAGLVPAGGTARLARAVGLSKAKDMVFSGRFLDAKEALALGLIDEMVAPDGVYDAALAWAQRFVERPAQVLAAAKATFHV, from the coding sequence GTGACGGAGTTCGTCTCGGTCCACACCAGCGACGAGCAACCGGGCGTCGCGACGCTCCTGCTGTCCCGGCCGCCCACCAACGCGCTGACCCGCCAGGTGTACCGCGAACTCGAGGCCGCCGCGGGGGACATCGCCACCCGCGACGACGTCCACGCGGTGATCCTGTTCGGCGGTCACGAGATCTTCTCCGCCGGCGACGATGTGCCCGAGCGATCTCTGCTCAACGGCGATGAGGCGGCGTCGGCGACCCGGGTCTGCCGAAGCGCGGTCGACGCCCTCGCCGCGATTCCCAAGCCCACGGTCGCGGCCATCACCGGCTACGCCTTGGGCGGCGGGCTGAACCTGTCGCTGGCCGCCGACTGGCGCGTCGCCGGCGACAACGTCCGGTTCGGGGTGACCGAGATCCTGGCCGGACTGGTGCCTGCGGGCGGCACCGCGCGGCTGGCACGTGCAGTCGGCCTGTCCAAGGCCAAGGACATGGTGTTCAGCGGCCGATTCCTCGACGCCAAGGAAGCGCTGGCACTGGGCCTGATCGACGAGATGGTGGCCCCCGACGGTGTGTACGACGCCGCCCTGGCGTGGGCCCAGCGGTTCGTCGAACGCCCAGCTCAGGTACTGGCCGCCGCGAAGGCCACCTTCCACGTTTAG
- a CDS encoding NUDIX hydrolase, which yields MTQDPLVPRPAATVMLIRDKRERIAKQIEVFLMRRHRKMDFVGGVMVFPGGGVDDRDRNANIAWHGPDKNWWAERLGTDADLAEALVCAAARETFEECGVLFAGAADDPDLLVDDASSYRDARAALVSKELSFAEFLRDEKLMLRADLLRPWANWVTPKEERTRRYDTYFFVGALPEGQLADGDNTESDHADWTTPEEALEDFAAHRSFLLPPTWTQLDALAGRTVAEILAVERTIVPVSPNMSMTDGNLEFEFFDGERYNQALGGRTP from the coding sequence ATGACCCAAGACCCGTTGGTCCCGAGGCCGGCCGCGACGGTGATGCTGATCCGCGACAAGCGCGAGCGCATCGCCAAGCAAATCGAAGTGTTCCTGATGCGACGGCACCGCAAGATGGACTTCGTCGGCGGGGTGATGGTCTTCCCGGGCGGCGGCGTCGACGACCGCGACCGCAACGCCAACATCGCGTGGCACGGTCCCGACAAGAACTGGTGGGCCGAGCGGCTCGGCACCGACGCCGACCTTGCCGAGGCGCTGGTGTGCGCAGCAGCACGGGAGACCTTCGAGGAGTGCGGCGTTCTGTTCGCCGGCGCCGCCGACGATCCGGACCTGCTCGTCGACGATGCGTCGAGCTACCGCGACGCCCGGGCCGCGTTGGTCAGCAAGGAGCTGTCGTTCGCCGAGTTCCTCCGCGACGAGAAGCTGATGCTGCGCGCCGATCTTCTTCGACCGTGGGCGAATTGGGTGACGCCGAAAGAGGAGCGCACCCGCCGCTACGACACGTATTTCTTCGTCGGTGCGCTCCCGGAGGGGCAACTCGCCGACGGTGACAACACCGAATCCGACCACGCCGACTGGACCACGCCCGAAGAGGCTCTGGAGGATTTCGCGGCGCACCGCAGCTTCCTGTTGCCGCCGACGTGGACGCAGCTCGACGCGCTGGCCGGTCGTACGGTCGCCGAGATACTCGCCGTCGAACGAACGATCGTCCCGGTGTCGCCGAACATGAGCATGACCGACGGGAACCTGGAGTTCGAGTTCTTCGACGGCGAGCGCTACAACCAGGCGCTGGGCGGGCGTACCCCGTGA
- a CDS encoding ABC transporter ATP-binding protein, whose amino-acid sequence MPVAEGDTADPDLLIDFAKVSLRRGGQVLVGPVTWSVELDERWVVIGPNGAGKTSLLRIAAAMEYPSSGTAFVLGERLGRTDMSELRSRVGLSSSALSQRVPDDEVVRDLVVSAGYSVLGRWRERYEDVDYERAVDMLESIGAEHLAERTYGTLSEGERKRVLIARSMMTDPELLLLDEPAAGLDLGGREDLLARLEDLALDPDSPALVLVTHHVEEIPRGFSHGLILSEGKIVDSGLLSDVLTSENLSKAFGQSIVLENSEGRYFARRARSRAAHRRRA is encoded by the coding sequence GTGCCAGTCGCCGAAGGAGATACAGCCGACCCCGACCTGCTGATCGACTTCGCCAAGGTTTCTCTGCGCCGTGGCGGCCAGGTCCTCGTCGGGCCCGTCACGTGGTCGGTCGAACTCGACGAACGCTGGGTGGTCATCGGGCCCAACGGCGCAGGCAAGACATCGTTGCTTCGCATCGCCGCCGCGATGGAGTATCCGTCGTCGGGTACGGCGTTCGTCCTCGGCGAGCGACTCGGCAGGACAGACATGTCAGAACTACGCTCCCGCGTCGGCCTGAGCAGTTCGGCGCTGTCGCAGCGGGTGCCAGACGACGAGGTGGTGCGCGACCTGGTCGTGTCGGCCGGATATTCGGTGCTGGGCCGATGGCGTGAGCGCTACGAAGACGTCGACTACGAGCGGGCGGTCGACATGCTCGAGAGTATTGGTGCCGAACATCTCGCCGAGCGCACCTACGGGACGCTGTCCGAAGGGGAGCGCAAGCGTGTTCTCATCGCGCGATCGATGATGACCGACCCCGAGTTGCTGTTGCTCGACGAGCCTGCGGCCGGTCTGGACCTCGGCGGCCGCGAGGATCTGCTCGCACGGCTGGAGGACCTCGCGCTCGACCCGGATTCTCCCGCGCTCGTGTTGGTCACCCACCACGTCGAGGAGATTCCGCGCGGGTTCTCCCACGGCTTGATCCTGTCCGAGGGCAAGATCGTCGACTCCGGTCTACTGTCCGACGTGCTGACCTCTGAGAACCTGTCGAAGGCGTTCGGACAGTCGATCGTCCTCGAAAACTCCGAGGGTCGCTACTTCGCGCGGCGGGCCAGGAGCCGGGCCGCGCACAGGAGGCGAGCATGA
- a CDS encoding YczE/YyaS/YitT family protein, whose protein sequence is MRGALRGLALLLGLVGYGLSMAMMVRSELGLDPWDVFHQGLALHTEMTIGTASAVVGVAVLLAWMPLRNRPGIGTIANVIVIAVTVDLGLLLMEPPTSMPVRIAMMVGAVVLNAFSTVLYVGAGLGPGPRDGLMTGLVVRTGRSVRLVRTSIEATVLAIGWLLGGTVGVGTVLYAFGIGPLVQFFVRITPKRVLSVSGWSSVAQASESGAQTVRSGASARRIRHTTMSRCQSPKEIQPTPTC, encoded by the coding sequence GTGAGGGGCGCGCTGCGCGGTCTAGCGCTGCTGCTCGGATTGGTCGGCTACGGCTTGTCCATGGCGATGATGGTGCGCTCCGAACTCGGGCTGGACCCCTGGGACGTCTTTCACCAGGGCCTGGCCCTGCATACCGAAATGACGATCGGCACCGCGTCCGCGGTGGTCGGTGTGGCCGTGCTGCTGGCGTGGATGCCGCTGCGGAACCGTCCAGGTATCGGCACGATCGCCAACGTCATCGTCATCGCGGTCACCGTCGACCTGGGTCTGCTGCTTATGGAGCCGCCGACGTCGATGCCGGTGCGGATCGCGATGATGGTCGGCGCCGTGGTGCTCAACGCGTTCAGCACGGTGCTCTACGTGGGAGCCGGGCTTGGCCCCGGACCCCGCGACGGCCTGATGACCGGACTGGTGGTGCGAACCGGGCGATCGGTGCGGCTCGTCCGCACGTCGATCGAGGCGACCGTGCTGGCGATCGGGTGGCTGCTCGGCGGCACCGTCGGCGTCGGCACTGTGCTCTACGCGTTCGGCATAGGTCCGCTGGTCCAGTTCTTCGTGCGCATCACGCCGAAGCGCGTCCTTTCGGTCAGCGGCTGGTCTTCGGTCGCGCAGGCCAGCGAATCGGGCGCGCAAACCGTCCGCAGCGGTGCGTCAGCGCGCCGAATTCGCCACACTACGATGAGCAGGTGCCAGTCGCCGAAGGAGATACAGCCGACCCCGACCTGCTGA
- a CDS encoding PLP-dependent aminotransferase family protein, producing the protein MMVEMAARALDVDLLARELGNWRTSSQSGPAYQGLADAIRLLIIDGRVPVGARLPSERTLADVLRVSRTTVTSAFNQLREDGYLNARRGARSTTALPVTPAFRADAVAPTMSLAAAALSAPAAAVTEAFVDATRDVTPYLHEPGHELVGVGALRRAIAERYCERGLPTEPDEVLVTTGALHAISLILTTYVQPGDRVLVEQPTYHGALSAITTAGARPVPVAMTEAGWELDAVQAAVNQLAPNLAYFIPDNQNPTGLTMPANDRKHLARIIAETRTRTIIDETILDMWLDGPMPTPLAAEMTTRRDLVLTVGSMSKSFWGGLRVGWIRAERATIATIAALRPSIDMGTPVLEQFAAARLLDRRDDILPERREILRTRRALLQSLLSRHLPDWEPGPGAGGMSLWVRLPAPMSTALSAAAYRLGLDLPAGPRFGVDGTLERFVRIPYALPEEQLTEAIELLTRAWHSITGAAAPEPTTVVV; encoded by the coding sequence ATGATGGTAGAAATGGCGGCCAGAGCGCTCGATGTGGACCTTTTGGCCCGCGAGTTGGGCAACTGGCGCACGTCCAGTCAGAGTGGACCCGCATACCAAGGCCTGGCCGACGCGATCCGACTGTTGATCATCGACGGCCGCGTTCCGGTCGGCGCGCGACTGCCCAGCGAACGCACACTCGCCGACGTGCTGCGGGTGTCCCGCACAACGGTCACCTCCGCGTTCAACCAGCTGCGCGAAGACGGCTACCTCAATGCCCGCCGCGGCGCGCGCAGCACCACAGCGCTGCCGGTAACGCCCGCTTTCCGTGCCGACGCGGTGGCGCCGACGATGAGCCTGGCCGCCGCAGCGCTGTCCGCTCCCGCCGCCGCCGTGACGGAAGCGTTCGTCGACGCCACCCGCGACGTCACGCCCTACCTCCACGAACCGGGCCACGAACTCGTCGGCGTCGGCGCGTTGCGCCGGGCGATCGCTGAACGATATTGCGAGCGCGGCCTTCCCACCGAGCCCGACGAGGTGTTGGTGACCACCGGTGCTCTGCATGCGATTTCGTTGATCCTGACGACGTATGTGCAGCCGGGCGATCGCGTACTGGTGGAGCAGCCCACCTATCACGGCGCGCTGTCGGCCATCACCACTGCGGGGGCGAGACCGGTCCCCGTGGCGATGACCGAGGCCGGCTGGGAACTCGACGCGGTGCAGGCCGCGGTGAACCAGCTGGCACCCAACCTCGCGTACTTCATTCCCGACAACCAGAACCCCACGGGACTCACGATGCCCGCGAATGATCGAAAACACCTGGCGCGCATCATTGCCGAGACCCGCACTCGCACGATCATCGACGAGACGATCCTCGACATGTGGCTCGATGGGCCGATGCCGACTCCGCTGGCCGCCGAGATGACGACGCGACGCGACCTGGTGCTCACCGTCGGGTCCATGTCGAAGTCGTTCTGGGGCGGACTGCGTGTCGGCTGGATTCGTGCCGAGCGCGCGACGATCGCGACGATCGCCGCGCTGCGACCGTCGATCGACATGGGTACCCCGGTGCTCGAACAGTTCGCCGCGGCAAGACTTCTCGATCGCCGCGACGACATATTGCCCGAACGTCGGGAGATCCTGCGGACCCGCCGCGCCCTGCTGCAGTCACTGTTGAGTCGCCACCTGCCAGACTGGGAACCCGGCCCAGGCGCCGGGGGCATGTCGTTGTGGGTGCGCCTGCCCGCACCGATGAGTACCGCACTGTCCGCGGCCGCCTACCGGCTGGGCCTGGACCTGCCCGCAGGACCACGATTCGGTGTCGACGGCACACTGGAGCGATTCGTTCGCATCCCGTACGCGCTGCCCGAAGAACAACTCACCGAGGCCATCGAACTGCTCACCCGCGCCTGGCACAGCATCACCGGTGCGGCGGCCCCAGAACCGACGACCGTGGTGGTCTAG
- the serB gene encoding phosphoserine phosphatase SerB: protein MLITVTGPDQPGVTSALFEVLSRHKVELLNVEQVVIRGRLTLGVLVAAGGEVTGGAALRDEVRSAIGDFGLDVSIEPSDDLPVLREPSTHTIVVLGRPISAEAFGVVAREAAALGVNIDFIRGVSDYPVTGLELRVSVPPGAAYQQLQAAMARVAVDEGVDIALEDYSLSRRAKRLIVFDVDSTLIQGEVIEMLADRVGAHAAVAEITEAAMRGELDFTESLNRRVATLAGLPANVLEEVGEQIELTPGARTTLRTLRRLGFYCGIVSGGFRQVIEPLAHELEMDFVAANELEIVDGKLTGRVIGQVIDRPGKAKALRDFAQQAGVPMEQTVAVGDGANDIDMLAAAGLGVAFNAKPALREVADASISHPYLDTVLFILGITRGEIEAADARDGVVRRVDIPDD, encoded by the coding sequence CTGTTGATCACCGTCACCGGACCCGATCAACCCGGCGTGACGTCGGCGCTGTTCGAGGTGCTGTCGCGGCACAAGGTCGAGTTACTCAACGTCGAACAGGTCGTCATTCGCGGCCGGCTCACGCTGGGAGTGCTGGTCGCCGCCGGTGGTGAGGTGACGGGTGGGGCCGCGCTGCGCGACGAGGTGCGCTCGGCCATCGGCGACTTCGGCCTGGACGTCTCCATCGAGCCCAGCGACGACTTGCCCGTGCTGCGCGAGCCGTCCACTCACACGATCGTCGTGCTCGGCCGTCCGATCAGTGCTGAGGCCTTCGGTGTGGTGGCCCGCGAGGCCGCGGCGCTGGGCGTCAACATCGATTTCATCCGTGGGGTGTCCGACTATCCGGTGACCGGGCTGGAGCTTCGGGTCTCGGTGCCGCCCGGCGCTGCCTATCAGCAGCTGCAGGCCGCGATGGCGCGGGTGGCGGTCGACGAGGGCGTCGACATCGCGCTCGAGGACTACAGCCTGTCGCGACGCGCCAAGCGGCTCATCGTCTTTGACGTCGACTCGACCCTGATCCAGGGTGAGGTCATCGAGATGCTTGCCGACCGCGTCGGCGCGCACGCGGCGGTCGCGGAGATCACCGAGGCGGCGATGCGGGGCGAGTTGGACTTCACCGAATCGCTGAACCGCCGCGTCGCGACGCTGGCCGGGCTGCCCGCCAACGTGCTGGAGGAGGTCGGCGAGCAGATCGAGCTGACCCCCGGAGCGCGGACGACGCTGCGGACGTTGCGTCGGCTGGGTTTCTACTGCGGCATCGTCTCCGGCGGCTTCCGACAGGTCATCGAACCGCTGGCACACGAGCTCGAAATGGACTTCGTCGCGGCCAACGAGCTGGAGATCGTCGACGGGAAACTGACCGGCCGGGTGATCGGGCAGGTCATCGACCGACCCGGAAAAGCCAAGGCACTGCGTGACTTCGCCCAGCAGGCCGGTGTGCCGATGGAGCAGACGGTCGCGGTCGGCGACGGCGCCAACGACATCGACATGCTGGCCGCTGCGGGGCTGGGCGTGGCGTTCAACGCCAAGCCGGCGCTGCGGGAGGTCGCCGACGCGTCGATCAGCCACCCGTATCTGGACACCGTGTTGTTCATCCTCGGCATCACCCGCGGGGAGATCGAGGCCGCCGATGCGCGTGACGGTGTGGTGCGCCGCGTCGACATCCCCGACGACTAG
- the ctaD gene encoding aa3-type cytochrome oxidase subunit I, producing MVAEAPPIGELEARRPFPARLGPKGNLVYKLITTTDHKMIGIMYCVACFIFFFIGGLMALFMRTELAMPGLQFLSNEQFNQLFTMHGTVMLLFYATPIVFGFANLVLPLQIGAPDVAFPRLNAFSFWLFLFGAMIAIAGFITPGGAADFGWTAYSPLTDAIHSPGAGGDLWIMGLAVGGLGTILGGVNMITTVVCMRAPGMTMFRMPIFTWNILVTSILVLMAFPILTAALFGLAADRHLGAHVYDPANGGVLLWQHLFWFFGHPEVYIIALPFFGIVSEIFPVFSRKPIFGYTTLIYATLSIAALSVAVWAHHMYATGAVLLPFFSFMTFLIAVPTGIKFFNWIGTMWKGQLTFETPMLFSVGFLVTFLLGGLSGVLLASPPLDFHVTDSYFVVAHFHYVLFGTIVFATYAGIYFWFPKMTGRLLDERLGKLHFWLTFIGFHTTFLVQHWVGDEGMPRRYADYLPSDGFTTLNVVSTIGAFILGVSTIPFVWNVFKSWRYGEPVTVDDPWGYGNSLEWATSCPPPRHNFTELPRIRSERPAFELHYPHMVDRMRAEAHVGRAHGPGDGDVTRLDDENVRT from the coding sequence TTGGTAGCCGAAGCGCCCCCAATCGGAGAACTCGAGGCTCGCCGTCCGTTTCCGGCGCGGCTCGGCCCCAAGGGCAACCTGGTCTACAAGCTGATCACCACGACCGATCACAAGATGATCGGCATCATGTACTGCGTCGCCTGCTTCATCTTCTTCTTCATCGGCGGGCTGATGGCGCTGTTCATGCGCACCGAGTTGGCGATGCCCGGGCTGCAGTTCCTGTCCAACGAGCAGTTCAACCAGTTGTTCACGATGCACGGCACCGTGATGCTGCTGTTCTACGCGACCCCGATCGTGTTCGGTTTCGCCAACCTGGTCCTGCCATTGCAGATCGGCGCACCCGACGTGGCGTTCCCGCGACTGAACGCCTTCTCCTTCTGGCTGTTCCTGTTCGGCGCGATGATCGCGATCGCCGGGTTCATCACCCCCGGCGGTGCCGCCGACTTCGGCTGGACCGCTTACTCGCCGCTGACCGACGCCATTCACTCACCCGGAGCGGGCGGTGACCTGTGGATCATGGGTCTGGCCGTCGGCGGTCTCGGCACCATCCTGGGCGGCGTCAACATGATCACCACGGTGGTGTGCATGCGCGCACCGGGTATGACGATGTTCCGCATGCCGATCTTCACCTGGAACATCCTGGTGACGTCGATCCTCGTGCTGATGGCGTTCCCGATCCTGACCGCGGCACTGTTCGGTCTGGCCGCCGACCGCCACCTGGGCGCGCACGTCTACGACCCGGCCAACGGCGGTGTGTTGTTGTGGCAGCACCTGTTCTGGTTCTTCGGACACCCCGAGGTGTACATCATCGCGTTGCCGTTCTTCGGCATCGTGTCGGAGATCTTCCCGGTCTTCAGCCGCAAGCCGATCTTCGGTTACACCACGCTGATCTACGCGACGCTGTCGATCGCCGCGCTGTCAGTGGCGGTGTGGGCCCACCACATGTACGCCACGGGTGCGGTGCTGCTGCCGTTCTTCAGTTTCATGACGTTCCTGATCGCGGTGCCGACCGGTATCAAGTTCTTCAACTGGATCGGCACGATGTGGAAGGGCCAGTTGACCTTTGAGACACCGATGCTCTTCTCGGTGGGCTTCCTGGTCACCTTCCTGCTCGGCGGTCTGTCGGGTGTGCTGTTGGCCAGCCCGCCGCTGGACTTCCACGTCACCGACTCCTACTTCGTGGTGGCGCACTTCCACTACGTGCTGTTCGGCACGATCGTGTTCGCCACCTATGCGGGCATCTACTTCTGGTTCCCGAAGATGACGGGTCGGCTGCTCGACGAGCGGCTGGGCAAGCTGCACTTCTGGTTGACGTTCATCGGGTTCCACACCACGTTCCTGGTGCAGCACTGGGTCGGTGACGAGGGCATGCCGCGCCGCTACGCGGACTACCTGCCCTCGGACGGTTTCACGACGCTCAACGTCGTCTCGACGATCGGCGCGTTCATCCTCGGTGTCTCGACGATTCCGTTCGTGTGGAACGTGTTCAAGAGCTGGCGCTACGGCGAGCCGGTCACCGTCGACGATCCCTGGGGCTACGGCAACTCGCTGGAATGGGCGACCAGTTGCCCACCACCGCGGCACAACTTCACCGAGCTGCCCCGCATCCGTTCGGAGCGGCCGGCATTCGAGCTGCACTATCCGCACATGGTGGACCGGATGCGCGCCGAGGCACACGTCGGCCGTGCACATGGTCCGGGCGACGGCGACGTGACGCGGCTGGACGACGAGAACGTCCGCACCTGA
- a CDS encoding iron-siderophore ABC transporter substrate-binding protein → MLISGPRAGLLAASAAIVAAVAVSGCGSLGGESSAPPGQQAPITSTTKIASAGVLGNQRRPDESCAPEPTPVDPGPPDRQVTHAAGETMVQADPQRIVVLAGDQLDTLCALGLQSRVVAAALPDGADSQPSYLGKVIHDVPGAGSRSAPDIDAIKAATPDLILGSEALTPDDFGELSAIAPTVFTGPPGAKWQDNMRTVGAATGRLDVANQMIDGFERAADKTGADNDATHFQASVVQFTETAMRVYGLDNFPGSVLGAVGVDRPASQRFTDKPYLEIGITDTDLDNAPDFSAADGDIVYISFDSAAAKDRAPRVLESDAWRKLSANRDNRIFAVNNEVWQTGEGIVAARGILADLPWINAPIN, encoded by the coding sequence GTGCTGATCAGCGGACCCCGCGCCGGCCTGCTTGCCGCGTCGGCGGCGATCGTGGCGGCGGTGGCCGTCAGCGGCTGCGGCTCGCTGGGCGGCGAATCGTCGGCTCCTCCAGGTCAGCAGGCACCCATCACCAGCACGACGAAAATCGCCAGCGCAGGCGTCCTCGGCAATCAGCGCAGGCCAGACGAGTCCTGTGCCCCCGAACCCACCCCCGTCGACCCCGGTCCGCCCGACCGGCAGGTCACCCATGCCGCGGGCGAAACCATGGTGCAAGCGGATCCCCAGCGCATCGTGGTCCTCGCCGGCGACCAGCTCGACACGCTGTGCGCGCTCGGCCTGCAATCACGGGTGGTGGCCGCCGCGTTGCCCGATGGCGCCGACAGCCAGCCGTCGTACCTCGGCAAGGTCATCCACGATGTGCCGGGCGCAGGAAGTCGCAGCGCACCCGACATCGACGCGATCAAGGCGGCAACCCCGGATTTGATCCTGGGGTCCGAAGCGTTGACCCCCGACGACTTCGGTGAACTCTCGGCGATCGCACCGACGGTGTTCACCGGCCCACCGGGGGCCAAATGGCAGGACAACATGCGCACGGTCGGGGCGGCCACCGGTCGTCTCGACGTGGCGAATCAAATGATCGACGGTTTCGAGCGGGCCGCCGACAAGACCGGGGCCGACAACGACGCCACTCATTTCCAGGCTTCGGTGGTGCAGTTCACCGAGACCGCGATGCGGGTCTACGGCCTCGACAACTTCCCAGGCAGTGTGTTGGGGGCAGTCGGCGTCGATCGCCCTGCGTCCCAGCGGTTTACCGATAAGCCGTATCTCGAGATCGGCATCACCGACACCGACTTGGACAACGCGCCGGACTTCTCAGCCGCCGACGGCGACATCGTCTACATCTCGTTCGACTCTGCCGCGGCCAAAGATCGCGCGCCCCGCGTCTTGGAGAGCGACGCGTGGAGGAAACTGTCCGCCAACCGTGACAACCGGATCTTCGCCGTCAACAACGAGGTGTGGCAGACCGGCGAAGGCATCGTCGCCGCCCGCGGGATACTCGCGGACCTACCGTGGATCAACGCGCCGATCAACTAG
- a CDS encoding YciI family protein, giving the protein MFHVLKSTYLQPPDIVNQTRPAHLEWLKGEVAAGRIVLAGRLEDETGAVLITGDISADEARAIVDDDPYTAAEVARYELTPFNGAFRAPGL; this is encoded by the coding sequence ATGTTCCACGTCCTGAAATCCACCTATCTGCAACCGCCCGACATCGTCAACCAGACCCGGCCCGCGCATCTGGAATGGCTGAAAGGCGAGGTCGCCGCAGGCCGTATCGTGCTCGCGGGGCGGCTGGAGGACGAGACCGGCGCCGTCCTCATCACCGGCGACATCAGCGCAGACGAGGCCCGAGCCATTGTGGACGACGATCCCTACACCGCCGCTGAGGTGGCCCGATACGAGCTGACGCCGTTCAACGGCGCGTTCCGTGCGCCGGGACTTTAG